The following coding sequences lie in one Alosa sapidissima isolate fAloSap1 chromosome 15, fAloSap1.pri, whole genome shotgun sequence genomic window:
- the LOC121684249 gene encoding cyclin-dependent kinase inhibitor 1C-like, with translation MTPVPVPAPVPVPAPVPAPAPAPISAPARVPIRAPVQIPVPAPSQTPAPAPAPVPIPAPVPIPAPVPIPAPAPVPAPVPILAPVPIPAPVPIPAPAPDSGSCSSPYSGSSPDSGSSPDSGSGSSSLSSPESDSCAGSSYSTDSGSSRDFDSGSSREFDSGSGSRSGSGSRSGSGSGSRSSSGSRSSSDSGSSRELDSGSSSRSGSGSSSCSRSSFGSDRPSTGPSA, from the exons ATGACTCCAGTCCCCGTTCCTGCTCCAGTCCCCGTTCCTGCTCCAgtccctgctccagctcctgcCCCGATTTCGGCTCCCGCCCGAGTCCCGATTCGGGCTCCAGTCCAGATTCCGGTTCCAGCCCCGAGTCAGACTCCTGCGCCGGCTCCTGCTCCAGTCCCTATTCCGGCTCCAGTCCCGATTCCGGCTCCAGTCCCGATTCCGGCTCCCGCTCCAGTCCCGGCTCCAGTCCCGATTCTGGCTCCAGTCCCTATTCCGGCTCCAGTCCCTATTCCGGCTCCCGCTCCAGATTCCGGCTCCTGCTCCAGTCCCTATTCCGGCTCCAGTCCCGATTCCGGCTCCAGCCCCGATTCAGGCTCCGGCTCCAGCTCCCTCTCCAGCCCCGAGTCAGACTCCTGCGCTGGCTCAAGCTACAGTACCGACTCCGGCTCCAGTCGCGATTTCGACTCCGGCTCCAGTCGCGAGTTCGACTCCGGCTCCGGCTCCCGCTCCGGATCTGGCTCCCGCTCCGGATCTGGCTCCGGCTCCCGATCCAGCTCGGGCTCCCGATCCAGCTCCGACTCGGGCTCCAGTCGTGAGCTCGACTCCGGCTCCAGCTCCCGCTCCGGATCTGGCTCCAGCTCCTGCTCCCGATCCA GCTTCGGCTCTGACCG GCCGTCCACCGGGCCGTCCGCCTGA